The Brachyhypopomus gauderio isolate BG-103 chromosome 7, BGAUD_0.2, whole genome shotgun sequence genome has a window encoding:
- the LOC143518626 gene encoding transmembrane protein 272-like encodes MENRSLLQNIRTTAVLSVPVLILSKLLAIALPIAQVVIGQQYLEKCPRQPNIPIYLLVSGVFGLVLALLSCLPCAREDEHGSSGSLSSLCTAWNSLVTLFLFIWFISGNVWVYSIYPPNYDTSAVDYCAKTVYLFAFWTINAVYILLGILLVGGCCLLFCMCLLGKAINNTRDEV; translated from the exons ATGGAGAATAGGTCTTTACTACAGAACATCCGGACGACCGCTGTGCTCAGCGTGCCTGTGCTAA TATTGTCCAAACTCCTTGCGATTGCTTTACCCATCGCCCAGGTGGTCATTG GTCAACAGTACCTGGAAAAATGCCCCAGGCAGCCGAACATACCCATTTACCTGCTGGTGTCCGGTGTGTTCGGGCTTGTCTTGGCGCTGCTGTCCTGCCTGCCGTGTGCACGCGAGGATGAACATGGCAGTTCGGGTTCCCTGAGCAGCCTGTGCACTGCCTGGAACTCCCTCGtcaccctcttcctcttcatctggTTCATCTCCG GTAATGTGTGGGTCTACTCTATATATCCACCCAACTACGATACCAGTGCTGTGGATTACTGTGCTAAAACAGTCTATCTGTTTGCGTTCTGGACTATAAATGCGGTGTATATTTTACTGGGCATACTGctggttggggggtgttgtttGCTCTTCTGCATGTGTCTGCTTGGCAAGGCCATCAATAACACTCGTGATGAGGTATGA
- the LOC143518621 gene encoding uncharacterized protein LOC143518621, with the protein MINDKDGNVLSGEESVLGRWKEYFEELMNQENESERRLEEVEVVNQEVPQVSKEEVRAAIWRMKCGKAVGPDDIPVETCKCLGETAVEFLTGLFNRILEGQKMPEEWRRSIMVPIFKNTGTSLVSLFLLTQTMWKSPAVFRQRFRWVRVQSLSHGDPLFKVHYLGTDKVYSLDVQQAEEALGRLLERSPAGASLEKEHALVVRSRYVEVKEISTGRQLTKTYLRDIAYCTADAAHPNVFLYCKQPGVAGRSGPETSAPAWHAHSRGP; encoded by the exons atgataaatgataaagatggaaatgtgttgtctggtgaggagagtgtcttgggaaggtggaaggagtattttgaggaactgatgaatcaagagaatgaaagtgaaagaaggttagaagaggtagaggttgtgaatcaggaagtgcctcaggtgagcaaggaggaagtaagggctgcaatttggagaatgaagtgtggtaaggcagttggaccagatgatattccagtggagacatgtaaatgtttgggagagacagcagtggagtttttgactgggttatttaacagaatcttggaaggtcagaagatgcccgaggagtggagacgaagcataatggtgccgattttcaagaatacag GCACGTCTCTGGTCAGCCTTTTCCTTCTCACGCAGACTATGTGGAAATCTCCGGCAGTGTTCCGTCAGCGGTTCCGATGGGTCCGTGTCCAGAGCCTGTCCCATGGAGACCCTCTCTTTAAGGTGCACTACCTGGGCACGGATAAGGTCTACTCCCTGGACGTGCAGCAGGCGGAGGAGGCCCTGGGGCGGCTGCTCGAGCGATCTCCCGCTGGGGCGTCACTGGAGAAGGAGCATGCGCTGGTGGTGCGTTCGCGTTACGTGGAGGTGAAGGAGATCAGCACAGGCAGGCAGCTGACCAAAACGTACCTGCGGGACATCGCGTACTGCACAGCTGATGCCGCCCACCCAAACGTCTTCCTCTACTGCAAGCAGCCTGGTGTAGCCGGCCGGAGCGGGCCAGAGACATCAGCGCCTGCCTGGCACGCTCATTCCAGAGGGCCATGA